CACGTGCGGCTTCGTTCGCTCGAACTTTTCCTTCGCCATCGCCCCTCGTTCTCCTGTGTCTCGTCTGCGGCCTGCTCGCGGACGGCCCCTTCGCCGCCTACGAACCGTTGGCGGAGACGATCTCCGCCGTCTTGGAGCCCGGAACTTCCTCGTAGTGCGAAAACTGCATGGTGTAGACCGCGCGACCCTGACTGATCGAGCGCAGGGACGTCGCGTAGCCGAACATCTCCGACAGCGGCACCGACGCCCCGACGACCTGGGCCGACGAACGCTGGGTCATGCCGCCGATCTTGCCCCGCCGGCTGGAGAGGTCTCCCATCACATCGCCGAGATAATCGTCGGGTGTCACGACTTCCACGTTCATGACAGGCTCGAGCAGGACCGGTTGCGCCTTGCGCGCACCTTCCTTGAGCGCGATCGAGCCCGCGATCTTGAAGGCCATCTCGCTGGAATCGACCTCATGGTACGAGCCGTCGATCAGCGTGGCCTTGATGTCGATGATCGGGTAGCCGGCGACGATCCCGGAATCCAGCGCCTCGCGAATCCCCTGTTCCACCGAGAGTACATACTCGCGGGGCACGTTTCCGCCCCGGATCTCGGAGTCGAAGATGAAGCCGCCGCCGGGATCCGTGGGCTCGAGGTTGATGATCACGTGCCCGAACTGCCCGCGGCCGCCGGACTGCCGCACGAAACGGCCTTCCACCTTGCGGACGGCCTTGCGGATCGTCTCGCGGTAGGCGACCTGCGGACGGCCGACGTTCGCATTGACCCTGAACTCGCGCTGGAGTCGGTCGACGATGATTTCGAGATGGAGTTCGCCCATCCCGCTGATGATCGTCTGCCCCGTCTCCTCGTCGGTATAGACGCGGAACGTCGGGTCTTCCTCGGCCAGTTTCGCGAGAGCCCCCGACAGCTTCTCCTGATCCGCCTTCGTCCGAGGTTCGATCGCCACCCGGATCACGGGCTCCGGAAAGCTCATCGACTCGAGCACGATCGGATCGGTCGCCGACGAGAGCGTATCTCCCGTCCGCGTATGCTTGAGTCCGATCGCGGCCGCGATGTCGCCCGCGAACACTTCGTCGCGCTCCTCGCGCTTGTTCGCGTGCATCTGGAGCAACCGCCCGAAGCGCTCCTTCCGCCCCCTGGACGAATTCAGCGCCTTCGAGCCGGCTTTCGCCGTGCCGGAATAGACTCGGAAGTACGTCAGACGTCCCACGTACGGATCGGTCGCGATCTTGAACGCGAGGGCCGAAAACGGCGCTTCCTCGTCGGCCGGACGCTCGACCTCCGTCTCGTCCTGCTGGGGGAGGTGGCCGGTGACGGGAGGGACATCGAGGGGGGAGGGGAGGAAGTCGATCACGGCGTCGAGCAGGCGCTGCACGCCCTTGTTCTTGAAGGCGGAGCCACAGAGGATCGGCGTGATCCCGTTGGCCAGCGTCGCCTTCCGCACGGCACCGCGGATTTCATCCTCGGTGAGCTCTTCCCCTTCGAGGTACTTCTCGAGCATGGGTTCGTCGTACTCGACCGCGGCCTCTACGAGGGCGCTCCTCAACTCCGCCACCTCGTCCGCCAGGGCGTCAGGCACGGGGCCTTCGGTCCAGCGCGCGCCCAGGGATTCATCGTCGTAGACGACCTTGACCTCACGAATGAGGTCGACCATGCCCGTATAGAGTTCACCCTCGCCGAGGGGGATCTGAAGCGGATGCGCGTTCGCACCCAGGCGGTCGCGCATCATCCGGACGACGTTCATGAAGTCGGCGCCGACGCGGTCCATCTTGTTGACGAACGCGATGCGCGGGACGCCGTACTTGTCGGCCTGCCGCCATACCGTCTCGGACTGCGGCTCCACGCCGCCAACGGCGCAGAAGAGGGCCACCGCGCCGTCGAGCACGCGAAGGCTGCGCTCCACCTCGACCGTGAAGTCGACGTGTCCCGGCGTGTCGATGATGTTGATGCGGTAGGGTTCGCCGTGGTGGGTCCAGTTACAGGTGGTGGCGGCCGATGTGATCGTGATGCCGCGTTCCTGCTCCTGCTCCATCCAGTCCATCGTCGCGTCGCCATGATGCACTTCGCCCAGGCGATGCGTCCGGCCGGTGTAGAACAGGACCCGTTCGGTCGTCGTCGTCTTTCCGGCATCGATGTGCGCCATGATGCCGATATTCCGAAGCCGCTCGAGCGGCGTTCTTCTCTCCATGAGTCGATCTATTGGTCTCTATCTGCCGAACCTCGGGTGCCGGACGGACCCATTTACCAGCGGTAATGCGCAAACGCCTTGTTCGCGTCCGCCATCCGGTGCACGTCCTCCTTCTTCCTCACCGCCCCCCCGTCGCCGCGGGCGGCGTCGAGCAGTTCGCCGGCGAGCCGCTGCGCCATCGTCTTGCCGGAGCGGGCACGCGAGTACTGCACTAGCCATCGGCGCGCGAGCGAATCGCGCCGCCGGTACGACACTTCCATCGGTACCTGGTACGTCGCGCCGCCTACGCGCCGACTCCGAACCTCGAGGATCGGCTTCGCGTTCTGCAGCGCCTGCCGGAACACGTTCATCGCCGGCTGTCCCGTCTTCATTTCGATGTTCTGCATCGCATCGTAGAAGATCTGCTCGGCGAGGGACTTCTTTCCGTCCAGCATCAGCATGTTGATGAACTTCGTCACCTCCGTGCTCCCGTATCGGGAGTCCGGAATCACCTCACGCTGTTCGGCACGGTTTCGTCGTGGCATCTCGTTTCGCCATATCCGGCTCCGGGTTCACCCGGAGACTTCGCAATAAAGCCCGGCCACGGATTCCGAGGCCGGGCCCAACGGTGTTCGGCCCGCTCGAATTTCCGAGAGACTCCGAGCTATTTCCTCTTCTTCGAACCGTACTTCGACCGGCCCTGGTTCCTGTCGTCCACGCCCGACGCGTCGAGGGTCCCGCGGATGATGTGATACCGCACACCCGGCAGGTCCTTCACTCGCCCGCCCCGGATCAGGACGATGCTGTGTTCCTGGAGGTTGTGGCCCTCGCCTCCGATATACGCGGTGACTTCGTATCCGTTCGTGAGTCGCACGCGCGCGACCTTCCGCAGTGCCGAATTCGGCTTCTTCGGCGTCGTGGTGTACACGCGCGTGCACACGCCGCGCTTCTGGGGGTTCCCCTCCAGCGCCGGCGCCTTGCTCTTCTTCCGGACCTTCCTGCGGCCCTTGCGGACCAGCTGATTGATGGTCGGCATTCCCGCTCCATCGCTCCCTTCGGCCGCACCGGTGCGCCGATCACCGAACTCGGGGCCCGGCCGTTGGGGGTAAAAAAATCGGGGACGGATCCGAACCGCCCCCGCGGCGACTGCCGACCGGTCGGTCGACAGACAAGAGAGAGTAGTCCTGACGCCTCTCGGTGTCAAGCAACTTCCGTTGCGGAGAGGGGGTGCGGAGATCCCGTAAACGCACCCCCTGCTGCGGTGTCGGACGGACGTCAGGTCGTCAGGACCGCGCCCTCCTCCGCCACTGTGGCCTCGTCCTCCTCAGCCTGGTCCCGAAGGTCCGAGAAGAGACTCCGGGGCATCTCCTCGGGGACGACCCTGCGCCGCATGGAATCGATCTGCTCCTTCAGCGCGTCGTCCACGAGGAATTCGATATCGGAGAACCGGTGCGTCCCCGTACCTGCCGGGACCAGATGCCCGATGATGATGTTCTCCTTGAGCCCTCTGAGGCGGTCCTTCGCCCCACGCACGGCGGCGTCCGTAAGCACGCGCGTCGTCTCCTGGAAGGAGGCCGCGCTGATGAAGGACTCCGTAGTTAGGCTCGACTTCGTGATCCCGAGCAGGATCGGTTCCGCCCGCGGGGGTTTGCCTCCACCTTCGAGGACCTCGCGCGTCGCGTCGCGGAACTCCATCCGATCCACATGCTCGCCCTCGAGGAACTCCGTGCCGCCCGGATCCGTGATGCGGACCTTCTGCAGCATCTGACGCACGATCACCGCAATGTGCTTGTCGTTGATCCGTACGCCCTGCAGGCGGTACACCTCCTGGATTTCGTTGAGCAGGTACTCCTGCACCGCCCGGGGTCCCCGGACGCGCAGGATGTCGTGCGGATTCACCGGACCCTCGGAGAGCCGGTCACCTGCCCGCACAAGGTCTCCCTCGTGCACGCGAAGGTGCTTGCCGACGGGGATCTGGTACACCATCTCCTCGCCGTCGTCCATGGTCACGATGATCTCGCGCTTCCCGCGCTTGATCCCTCCGAACGATACGCGCCCGTCGACCTCCGTGATCGTCGCGGGATCCTTCGGCCTTCGCGCCTCGAACAGCTCGGCAACCCGCGGCAACCCACCCGTGATGTCGCGGGTCTTGTAGGCCTCGCGGCTGATCTTGGCGAGGGTCTCCCCCGCGTTGACGGCCTGTCCATCCTGCACGAGCAGCTGGGTGCCGACCGGCACGATGAACTCGCGCAGCTGGGCGCCCTTCCCGCTCACGATGTTGATGACGGGGTGGAGCTTCTTCTCCCGGTCGTCGATGATGACCTGCTGACGCCGCCCCGTCGCTTCGTCGAGTTCCTCGCGAACCGTCTCTTCCGGAACGATGTCCGTGAACCGGATCTTCCCCTTCTTGTCCGCCACGATGGGCTCGGAATAGGGGTCCCAGCCGAAGAGCAGGTCCCCATGCGCCACGTCGGTGTCGTCCTCCACGAAGAGCGTTGCACCGTAGGGGATGGCGAGCCGCGACAGGATGCGGTCGTCCGGCGTCTTCATGAGAAGTTCGCCCTCACGGCTCGTGACGATCGTATCGCCCGACGGACTCGTGACGGTCGTCACGCGCTCGAAAGCGATCCGGCCTTCGAGCTTGGAGCGCCTTTGGGTCTGCGCCGCGATCCGTGCCGCCGTCCCTCCGATGTGGAAGGTTCTGAGCGTGAGCTGCGTCCCCGGCTCGCCGATCGACTGCGCCGCGAGAATTCCCGCCGCCTCACCGAGGTCGACGAGTTCCATCGTCGCGAGATTGCGACCGTAGCACTGCTGGCAGATGCCCCGGCGCGACTCGCAGGTGAGGACCGATTTGATGCGAACCTGCTGGACGCCGCTCTCATCGATGGCCCGCGCCCGCGCCTCCGTGATCATATCCCCGGCCTCGACGATGACTTCGTCGTCGATGGGGTCGATCACGGCTTCCGCCGCGATGTTGCCGGCGACGCGATCCGACAGCGGCTCGATGATGTCCTCACCCTCCTTGAGCGCGGTGACGTCAAGCCCGAGGATCGTATTGCAGTCCTCCTCGATGATCGTGACATCCTGCGCCACATCGA
The Candidatus Palauibacter polyketidifaciens genome window above contains:
- the fusA gene encoding elongation factor G yields the protein MERRTPLERLRNIGIMAHIDAGKTTTTERVLFYTGRTHRLGEVHHGDATMDWMEQEQERGITITSAATTCNWTHHGEPYRINIIDTPGHVDFTVEVERSLRVLDGAVALFCAVGGVEPQSETVWRQADKYGVPRIAFVNKMDRVGADFMNVVRMMRDRLGANAHPLQIPLGEGELYTGMVDLIREVKVVYDDESLGARWTEGPVPDALADEVAELRSALVEAAVEYDEPMLEKYLEGEELTEDEIRGAVRKATLANGITPILCGSAFKNKGVQRLLDAVIDFLPSPLDVPPVTGHLPQQDETEVERPADEEAPFSALAFKIATDPYVGRLTYFRVYSGTAKAGSKALNSSRGRKERFGRLLQMHANKREERDEVFAGDIAAAIGLKHTRTGDTLSSATDPIVLESMSFPEPVIRVAIEPRTKADQEKLSGALAKLAEEDPTFRVYTDEETGQTIISGMGELHLEIIVDRLQREFRVNANVGRPQVAYRETIRKAVRKVEGRFVRQSGGRGQFGHVIINLEPTDPGGGFIFDSEIRGGNVPREYVLSVEQGIREALDSGIVAGYPIIDIKATLIDGSYHEVDSSEMAFKIAGSIALKEGARKAQPVLLEPVMNVEVVTPDDYLGDVMGDLSSRRGKIGGMTQRSSAQVVGASVPLSEMFGYATSLRSISQGRAVYTMQFSHYEEVPGSKTAEIVSANGS
- the rpsG gene encoding 30S ribosomal protein S7, which codes for MPRRNRAEQREVIPDSRYGSTEVTKFINMLMLDGKKSLAEQIFYDAMQNIEMKTGQPAMNVFRQALQNAKPILEVRSRRVGGATYQVPMEVSYRRRDSLARRWLVQYSRARSGKTMAQRLAGELLDAARGDGGAVRKKEDVHRMADANKAFAHYRW
- the rpsL gene encoding 30S ribosomal protein S12, with amino-acid sequence MPTINQLVRKGRRKVRKKSKAPALEGNPQKRGVCTRVYTTTPKKPNSALRKVARVRLTNGYEVTAYIGGEGHNLQEHSIVLIRGGRVKDLPGVRYHIIRGTLDASGVDDRNQGRSKYGSKKRK